CCTTGAACAAAGGCGACAGACTGATATTCTTTCCACCCGCTGGAATTTTCTCACCCATCCCACGAATCAGATTGGCGGGGTCTAGGCTTTTCTCTGCAGCACTGGCTTGATTTGGATTTGCAGCCTGGAACGCCACTGCAATGAGCAACAGACACCGAAGCTGGCTTAGCATATAATCTCCTTGTCCGAACCGAAATAGCGGTAAAAATCTAGGGCAACAAGACAGCCAGCGCAAGTGCCGCTCGCCGTAAACTCAATCACTCCAATCTCAGCCGATAAATATAATTAAATTTACATACCCCTTATGCAAAGAGCCTCAGCAGCACAATCCGCGGCTTGCAACGATTGAAATAATTCGCGTCACTCGAAAAAATATTTTTCGCAAAAATTCACAATAAATAATTTATTTTGATTGACAGAACTTGCTAATCTTTAGCGCTTTTCCATTCGAGGCAATGACTGACAGGAAGCGATGCTAGATCAACATTCCGCCAGAGACTTCAATGCGCTGCGCATTGATCCAGCCGGTGCCCGGCGCCAGCAATGCCGCCACCACCGGGCCGATATCGTCCGGCAAGCCGGGACGGCCCAGCGCGGTCACCGAGGCCACCATCGCGTTGATCTGCGCGTTGTCGCGCACGCTGCCGCCATTGAAGTCGGTTTCGATGGCGCCCGGTGCCAGCGTGTTGGCGCGTATGCCACGCGCACCCAATTCCTTCGCCAGGTAGCGGGTGAACACTTCCACCCCGCCCTTCATCATCGCGTAGGCCGACGACCCCGGTAGCGCAAAGCGCGCAAGCCCGCTGGAGACGTTGAGAATGCGTCCGCCATCGGCGATCAGCGGCAACAGTATCTGGGTCAGGAAATACGGCCCCTTCAGATGGAGATTGACCAGCGCGTCGAACTGCGCAGGCGTGGTGTCGGCAATGGCCGCATGCAGGCCGGTACCGGCGTTGTTGACCAGTGCATCGAACTGCGTGCGGCCCCAACCGGCCAGCACGTCCTTCAGCTGCGCAGCAAACGCGGCGAAGGTCTCGGCCTCCGCCACATCCAGCTGGATGGCCTGCGCGCGGCGCCCCAACGCCTGGATCTGCGCAACCACCTCGGCCGCTTCCGTGGCCTGACTGCGGTAGGTCAGCACGATATCGCTGCCCGCCGCAGCGAGCGCGAGTGCGGCGTTGCGGCCCAGGCCGCGGCTGCCGCCGGTGATCACGGTGATGGGGGTAGTGGTGGACATGGAAGTGCTCCGTCGGTAAGTCCCTGCAGCCTATTGCGCTTGCTGTGGCACATAAATCGGCTCACGCTGATTGCACCGTTCAAGATAATCGACCAATCGATGGACACCATGGAATCGCTACGCGCTTTCCTGCGCGTGGCCGAACTCGGCAGCTTCACCCAGGCAGCCGAAACGCTGGGGTTGCCGAAGGCAAGCGTGTCGACCGCCGTGCAACGGCTGGAAGCCTCGCTAGGCACCCAGCTCCTGCATCGCACCACACGGCGCGTGCAACTCACCGGCGATGGCAGCGCGTTCTACCAGCGCAGCCGCGATCTGCTGGACGACATGGACGAGCTGCAAGGCATGTTTCAGCGCGAGCGCGGCCAGTTGCGCGGTCGGTTGCGGGTGGATATGTCGGCCGGCATCGCACGCAATTTCGTGATTCCGGCCCTGCCCGCGTTTCTCGCGCAGCACCCGCAGCTGGAGGTAGAGATCAGCGGCACCGACCGCCGCGTGGACGTGGTGCGCGAAGGCTTCGATTGCGTGCTGCGGGTCGGCACGCTGGAAGACACCAGCCTGGTCGCGCGTCCGCTGGGCGCGTTCCGGATCGTCAGCTGTGCCAGCGCCGGGTATCTCGCCCTTCGCGGTACACCGCAGTGCCTGGACGATCTGGCCCGGCACGATCTGGTGCACTACGTGCCAACGCTGGGGCAACGCTCGCCGGGCTTCGAATACCACGATGGTCAGGCCTACCGGTTGCTGCCGATGCGTGGGCCGGTCACGGTGAACAACGGCGATGGCTATCTTGCCGCGGCGCTGGCCGGGCTTGGCATCATCCAGGCTCCGGCCAGCCCGCTGCGCCCACATCTGGATAGCGGTGCATTGGTGGAGATCCTGCCCGAACTGGCTGCCGACCCAATGCCGGTCACCCTGCTGTATGCGCAGCGCCGTCATCTCCCGCAGCGCGTGCGTGCCTTCATGGACTGGGTGGCGGAGGTGATGGCACCGCATCTGCAGCCGCTGGTGCCTTGAACGACTGTCATGCGTGCGCGCGGCAACAGCGCAGGCCAACAAAACAGCACAGGCCTCCTCGGCAGGACGCCTGTGCCGGTTTCACGCATCGGGCGTCACAGACGCCCGATGCCGTGTTTCCTCAGAACGTGTAGTTGAAGGTCAGCATGCCGTTGCGCGAGGCGCCCCATGCGCCATAGCCACCGTTGAACTGCGCGTAGTAGCGCTTGTCGAGCAGGTTATCGACGTTCAGCTGCACCGAGAACTGCGGCGACAGGCGATAGCGCGCGAATGCGCTGACCAAGGCGTAGGCACTTTGCTGGAAGGTGCCGTACATCGGGTCCACGTAGTAAGAGCGGTTCTGCCAGTTGACGCCGCCACCCACGGTCAGGTCGCTCCACGCACCTTGCGGGGTGTAGCTATTGAACAGCTTGAGGGTGGTGCGCGGCAGATGGGTGTTGATCGAGGTGCCGCTGTCGTCGCGCGCGGTGTAGTGGGAGGCACCGAAGGTGGCATTCCAGCCCTGGGTCAGGCGCCCGGACACCTCGAAATCGAAGCCTTCGCTGACCACGCCGTTGGCGGCCACGAACGCGGACTCGCTGCTGCCCGGCACAAAGCCGCCGGTGGCCACACCCAGGTTGTCCTGCTCGATGCGGAACAAGGCAAGCGAAGCATTGAGCTGATCATCGAACCACGCGGCCTTGACGCCGGCTTCGTAGCCCTTTCCGCTCAGCGGATCCAGGTAGCCGCCGTTGGCATCGCGCAAGGTCTGCGGGTTGAAGATTTCGGTGTAGCTGACGTAGGTCGACCACACATCATCGATGGCGTAGACCAGACCGGCGTACGGGGTGACTTCGGTCTGGCTATCGGAGAACGGCACTAGCCCCTGCGCCGCATCGGCGTTGCCGCCATCGATCTGCCAATCGGTATAGCGCGCGCCCACCAGCAGCGTCAGTGGATCGGCCAGCGAGAAGCGTGCGGCCACGTAGGCGGCCTTCTGCTTGATGGTGCCTTCGCTCTGCACCGTGCGCGGGCTCCAGTTCGGCTCGGGATAGGCACCATTCCAGCCGAAATAGCTGGTCAGCGGCGCCGGAAAGTCGAAGGTGCCGTTGTTGACGTACTCGCGGCGGTTGTAGCTGGCGCCGGCCACCAACTGATGCTCGCGCCCGAACAGCTGGAACGGACCTTCCGCATAGACATCGGCGCCATCGGCCTTGCGCTCGGTCTGGTAGTTGCCCGAATAAGGCACCACGCCGCCGCCAGTGGCACGGTCGAAACCGAAGATCGTGTAGAACGGATAGAACAGGTGGTTGGCCGCTTCGGTCTTCTCGTGGCTCACATTGGCCTTCAGCAACCAGCCGCTGTCGAAGCTCTGCTGCAGGCTGGCGAAGGTGCGCTGCAGGCGCGTGTCCCAGAACGTCCAGTCGGCGGCCGGGTTGAACGAACGCTCGTAGTTGGTGCGGGTGCCATCGCTGAAGAACAGCGGGAAACCGCCCCAGGTGACATCGTCCGATTCCTTCTTCTGGTATTCGTAGCCCACGCTCAGCAAGGTGCTGTCGGTGAGGTCGGCGTCGATGATCGCCGAGCCGATCTTCTTGCGCAGGTTGTAGCGATCCATGTCCGATTCGCCGTCCTGGTAGACGCCGATCACGCGCGCACGCACGGTGCCTTCAGGGCTCAGCGGCACGGTGACATCGGCCACGCTGCGGGTCTTGTTGAAGTCGCCGCCGCCCACCGACACGGTGCCGGTGAAGTCGCGGCTCACTGCATGCTTGCGCACCAGATTGATCGACGCCGACGGGTTGCCCGAGCCGGTCAACAACCCGGTCGCACCGCGCACCACTTCCACGCGGTCGTACAACGCCACGTCCAGCGCCGAATCGCCGTAGCTCCAGGCCTGTTCCATGTACGCCGGAATGCCGTCGAACTGGTAGTTGTCGATGTAGAAACCACGCGCGTAGAACTCCAGCCGCTCGCTGTCGCTCTGCGCGACCGAAATGCCGGAGACGTTGTTGAGTACGTCGGTGATGCTCTGCAGGTTCTGGTCGTCCATGCGCTCGCGCGTGACCACCGTGACCGACTGCGGAATCTCGCGCAGCGACAGGTTCATGCGCGTGCCGGCGGTGGTCTTTTCCACCGTGTAGCCCTTGGCCTGCTCGCCCTGCACATTGAGCCGATCCAGGGTGGTGACCTCCGCATCGCCGGCCAGCGTTTCGGCCAACGCCTGCCCTGCCGACAGGGTGCACAGCGCGGCGATCACCGCATGCGACAGCGCGCGTGGGCGCAGCGCAATGGGAAGGAGACGCATTACGGTAGGACGATTCATCACAACTCCGGCACAGACAGTCGAGGGCACCATCACGGCAGTGCCGGACGGCGAACAAAGGGGGGAGGACGCACCACGCAAGCGCGGCAGCGCACCATTTTAATGGGAATGATTCACATTTTAAATAGCTGGATTGACATCTATTTCGCACTGCGTGATACAAGCGAGCGCTACCAAGGTGGAAGGCGCATCCGCTCCAACCGCAGCCATTGCAGCCGAGCTCGCATAGACGCGACACGCGGAGCGGGAGCCGCTGAACAGGTGGCTGATGCAATCACCTGCAGTTGGTCGGGCTGGCAGGCGAGCATGGGCCCGCAGATCGACCTGCGCGCACTCGGGCGCCGTTCGCCATGCCGGTCCAGCTGATTCAGGGCGAGCAGGATCTGGTCACTCCGGCACACATCGGCAACGCTCATTTCGATGGTCTTTCTGCACCAAGCAAGGAATTCGTGCCGCTGCCACGCACAGGACACGCCCCCGAGTCCGCCGATGATGGACGCACAGCTGAAGGTGCTGACCAGGATCCGTGCAGCGGCGCTGGCCGACGATGCGCACTGAAACACGCAAGGTGTCCGTTGAACGATGACGGACCGCGCATCGCTCGCGAGATCCAACAAAAAAAAGCCGACTTTCGCCCAATGCCAGTCAGTTAACGCTGATTGGCATTTTTCGTAGGAAACTTCGAAGTGCGGTTCTTGACGACTCTGGGGAAGCTTCGTTCGGTGCGGCGTGGTGGCAGCACGAAGTGCCTGGACTGTGCCAACAAGGCCGTCAGTTGCCTGGGCAGGGTGCCCGCCGAATCCAGGCTCGGGACCGCCAGCAGGTTGACGATGGCATAGCTGGCTGTGTGGAAGCTGATGCGCTGGGGCTCCACCTTGGCGTGAGCGGCCATCTCTCGCATCCAGCGCCGCAGCAGTGTGTAGGCGATCAGCACGCCCCACAGTTCCTGGCGCACCAGCGCGGGCTGCTTGCTGCGCAGTACCGGTTCGCCCTCCTGCAGCGACTGCTTGATCTCGCGGAATCCCAACTCGATCTCCCAGCGCTGGCGATAGAGCTCGGCCAAGGCATGGGCTGGATGCGTGTGGGGACACGGCAACGAGGTGATGAAGCGCCGTAGCCGCCCACCTACGCTGACCTCGATCAGGCGCGCCTGCCAGTGGCTGGGCAATTCCGGACGTGCCTTGCGCGCTTGTGGCGAGACCGGCATGCGGATGCGTGCATCGCCGGGCGCGAGTTGTTCGACGATCTCATGGCGCAGGTTGTCCCGGGCCCGCATCAGCCAGTGACGCTGCGTGCCCGCAGCCTGCCAGTCCAGCAGGAACGCGGCCGAGAAGTACGCTCGGTCAAATAGCGTCACCGAGTGGTCCTGGCCCTGCAGCTGCGCCGCCAGGCTCAGTTCACCGCAGTCCATGCCGCCGAGCTTGGCGTCGAGCAGCTCGTGGCTGTGGGTATCCATCAGGCAGGTGGCGCGAATCTGCGGCCAGGACAAGGGACCATGCTGGTTGCTGCAGCTGCCGAGGTCGGCTCGATTCTCCGCAGTGTCCGGTGCTGCCCAGACCACGCCGTCCACCGCCAGCACGCGCAGTGGCCGCTGCGTATCCACCGGTGTGCGGCTCCAGGCCCGGGTCAATAGACCGAACAGTTCGGCCAGGGGTTCTTCTCCCAGGCGCTGGCGGGCCTGCACGCTGGCACTCGGCGCGGGCAGCGCTTGTGCGTCCAGGCTCAGATCGAGCTGCTGCACCACCTGCCACAGTGGTCGGTCACGAAACAGCGCCAGTCCGATCACCAGCCACACGGCATGTTCGGCCGGCAGCTTGCGCCGCCGGATCGACGCCTTGCCGCTAGTCGCCAGCGCCTGCTCGATCCAGGCCGGCTCTATCAATGTGCTGAGTTGGTCGAGTCGATCAGGGACTCGCGGTAACGTCTCGCGCAGAGCGCTCGCAAACAGGCTCATCAAGCAAAAAAGGGAACGTGTTGAACACGTTCCCTTTTTACTGGATCAGCTCCCCTCGGGGCTTAACTGACTGGCATTGGACTTTCGCCGGCTTTTTCTTTCAAGCACCACGCAAGGCTTTACAGCGCCTTGGCTGCCGCAACCACATGCTCGGCGGTGATCTTGAAGTACGCATACAGCTGATCGGCCGGTGCCGAGGCACCGAAGGTGTCGATGCCGACCACATCGCCATCCAGGCCCACGTACTTGCGCCAGAAGCCGGTCACGCCCGCTTCCACCGCCACGCGCTTGCGCACGGCGTTCGGTAGCACCGACTCACGGTAGGCCGCATCCTGGCGATCGAACACATCGGTCGACGGCATCGACACCACGCGCGTCTTGATGCCCGCCGCATCCAGCGTCTTCTTGGCTTCCACCGCCAGGCCGACTTCCGAACCGGTGCCGATCAGTATCACGTCGGGCGTGCCGCCTTCGGCATCGGCCAGCACGTAGCCACCGCGTTCGATCAGCTTGATCTGCTCGGCGCTGCGCGGCTGGTGCTGCAGATTCTGGCGACTGAAGATCAGGCAGCTCGGGCCATCCTTGCGGGTGATCGCAGCCTTCCAGCTCACCGCCGATTCCACCGCATCGCCCGGGCGCCACACATCGTTGTTGGGGATGTAGCGCAGCGAGGCCAGGTGTTCCACCGGCTGATGGGTCGGGCCGTCTTCGCCCAGGCCGATCGAGTCGTGCGTATACACGTGGATGGCATGCGCCGGGTTCAGCGCGCTCATGCGCACGCCGTTGCGCGCGTAATCGCTGAACACCAGGAAGGTGGCGTCGAACGGAATGAAGCCGCCATGCAGCGCCAGGCCATTGGCAATGGCGGTCATGCCGAACTCGCGCACGCCGTAATACACGTAGTTGGCGTCCGGGTCGTCGGTGGCCACCGACTTGCTGGCCTTCCACAAGGTCAGGTTGGAATGGGCCAGGTCGGCCGAGCCGCCGATCAACTCGGGCAGCAGCGGCGCGAAGGCTTCGATCGCCAGCTGCGAGGCCTTGCGCGAGGCGATGGTCTGGCCTTCTTGCTGCGCCTTGGCGATGTAGGCATCGGCCTGGGCGATGAAGTCGGCCGGCAGCTCGCCGTGCGAGCGGCGGGTCAGCTCATCGGCTTCGCTGGCGTACTGCTTGGCGTACTTGTCGAACAGCTGTTCCCACTCGGCCTGGCGCAGCGTGCCGGTGCCGCCGGCGCGCCAGCCGGCGTAGATCTCTTCGGGAATCTCGAACGGGCCATACGGCCATTCCAGTGCCTTGCGCGCGCCTTCCAGCTCGTCCTTGCCCAGCGGTGCGCCGTGCGAGGATTCCTTGCCGGCCTTGGTCGGCGCACCGAAGCCGATCTTGGTGCGGCAGCAGATCAGCGTGGGCTTGTCGCCGTTGTCCAGCGCGGCCTCGATCGCCGCCTTGATCTTCTCGGCGTCGTGCCCGTCCACGTCACGGATCACGTGCCAGCCATAGGCTTCGAAACGCGCCGGGGTGTCGTCGCTGAACCAGCCGGCGGTGTTGCCGTCGATGGAGATCTGGTTGTTGTCCCAGAACGCCACCAGCTTGCCCAGGCCCCAGGTGCCGGCCAGCGAGGCGGCTTCGTGCGAAATGCCTTCCATCAGGCAGCCATCGCCCATGAACACCCAGGTGCGGTGATCGACGATTTCAAGCTCCGGGCGGTTGTAGCGCTGCGCCAGCAACTTCTCGGCCAGCGCGAACCCGACTGCGTTGGCGAACCCCTGGCCGAGCGGGCCGGTGGTGGTCTCCACGCCGGGGGTTTCGCTGCGCTCCGGGTGGCCGGCGGTCTTGCTGTGCAGCTGGCGGAACTGCTTGAGCTGCTCGATCGGCAGGTCGTAGCCGGACAGGTGCAGCAAGGCGTACTGCAACATCGAGCCGTGCCCGTTGGACAGCACGAAACGGTCGCGGTTGAACCACTGCGGGTTGTTGGGGTTGTGCCGGTAGAAGTCGTTCCACAGCACTTCGGCGATATCGGCCATGCCCATGGGCATGCCGGGGTGGCCGGACTTGGCGGCTTCGACCGCATCTGCGGCAAGAAAACGGATGGCGTTGGCCAGCTGGCGGCGGGTGGGCTGGGTCATGGGCGTCTATGGAAGCGGAGGGGAACACCGCTGGAAGCGGAGAGCCCTATTCTCCCATACACAGCGTTACGGGAATCGGGAGTCGGGAATGGGGAATCGGATGCAGCGTTGCGGGTTGGCCGCTAACGCCACTCGCACCGCAACCCCTGCAGCGGTACGGGATGACCTCCCATCAGACGTCCCGATCGCAACAGCCCGCTTTACCCATTCCCGATTCCCGATTCCCTATTCCCTATTCCTCGCCCTTGGCCACCAGGGTCGTCAGCGCCAGATCGCCCGTGACATTGAGCGCCGTGCGGCACATGTCCAGGAAGTGATTGACGCCCAGGATCATGCCGATGCCCACCGGGTTGACCCCCACCATCGCGCAGATCAGCGCCACCACCGGCAGCGAGCCGGACGGCACGCCAGCGGTGCCGATCCCGCCCAGGATGCAGACCAGCATCACCATGAATTGCTGGCCGACGCTCAGGTCCACGTTGAAGAACTGCGCCAGGAAGATCACCGTCACGCCCTCGAACAACGCGGTGCCGTTCTGGTTGGCGGTGGCGCCCACCGTCAGCACGAAGCGCGACACCCGCGGCGGCAGGCCCATTTCGTCGGCCACGCGCAGGGCGGTGGGCAGGGTCGCGTTGCTGGACGCAGTGGAGAACGCCATCAATGTGGCTTCCTGCGTCTGCTTGAAGAAGCCCAGCGGCGAGCGCCCGGCGAACTTCACCGCCAGCCCGTAGCTCACCACCATGTGCAGCCCCAAGGCCAGCACCACCACGCCCACGTAGGCGCCCAGGCGGATCAACAGATCGAAGCCGAACAACGCGGCCAGGTTGAACATGAAGCAGGCCACCGCATACGGGGCCAGGCGGATCACCAGGCCGATCAGGGTCATCGAGATCTCGAAGATGCCTTCGATCCCGCGCCGCAGCGTGGCGACCTTTTCATCGGCGGTCAGCACCATGCCGACGCCGAACATCACCGCGAAGAACATCAGCGACAGGATGGCGCCATTGCTGGACGCGGCGGAGATCACGTTGCTGGGCACGATCGACAGCAGCATGTCCATGCCCTGCGGCTGGGTGCCGGAGCTGGAAATGATCTCGCGGGTGCGCTCGGCGTTCTGCTGGATCAGCTGATTGGCCAGTTGCGGGTCCACGCCGGCACCGGGCTTGAGCACATTGACCAGCACCAGGCCCAGCAGCACCGCGATGCCGGACAGCACCACGGTGTAGCCCAAAGTGCGCCAACCCACGCGCCCCAGCGCGCGGATGTCGCCCATGTCGGAGATGCCCATCACCAGCGCCGAAAACAGCAGCGGCACGATCAGCATGAAGATCAGATTGAGGAAGACCTGCGAGAACGGCGTGGTGACGTACCTGGTCGCCAGGCGCACCCACTCGGCATCGCTACCGGCCAGATAGTAGACGGCCAGACCCAGCACCAGGCCCACGGCAAAGCCAATACCCATCTTCCAATGCAGGGGCAGGCCCGGGCGGCGTGCGGCTGGGGATGCAGTCATCTGGTCGGCCTTGGTGTGAACACAAAGACCTGAGCTTAACAAACGCCAAGGATACGGCCACATACCCGGTGTGTCCTGCACGTCTGCTTCGGGTAGGTGCGCGTCTCGATGGTGGGCGGGCAAAAGCCCTGCAGCAAACGCAAAGACGTTGAGTGCGCGGCCCCTCACCGCTCGCGGGACACGCCGTTAAGCCATCCATGGGGACTCGATGGCGGCATCCATGCCGCCAACGGTCCCGCAAGCGGCGAGGACACCACACCAGACAGTTTGCTTGCGGCTTTATTGAACTCTGCACACCGACCAACTTGACTGGTCCTTGCCCGCTCACCGTCGCGTGACCTTGAGCGGATGCCGCGCTAGAGCTTACGTGGACGTACTTGCAGCGTGTCCCGCGATGGTGGGCGGGCAAGGGCCCTGCAGCAAACACGAAGACCTCGAGTGTGCGGTGCCCTCACCGCTCGCGGGACACGCTGTGAATCCACCCCTGGACGCTCCGTGGCGGCATCCATGCCGCCACAGGGTCCCGCAAGCGGCAAGGACACCGCACCATGACGTTGGTCGGCGCTTGCTTGGAAGAGCTGATCGCGGCGCGCGCGCTGACGTGCCGATGCAGGCGTGCGCATTCGCATCAAACAGGCGTTGGTGCAAAAGCGCGAAGCGTAGCCAGCAAGCACCATGGATCGCACAGCGACGTAGTGCACTGCTCGCCTATGTACACCGACCAACGCGACTGGTCCTTGCCCGCTTACCGTCGCAGGACCCTTGGCGGCATGGATGCCGCCAAAGAGCCTACAGGGACGTACTTGCGGCGTGTCCTGCGATGGTGAGCGGACAAGGGCCCTGCATGCAGCCCAATGGCAGACGCAATGCCTTGCCCTCGGCAACACAGCAGAGATCCGGAACCAAGCGCGGCTAACGAAACGCAGCGAGCGGTTGCCAGATGGATGTGGCGACGCGCTCAGAATCGCAGTGCAGGAATGAAGCGAGTTTCGAGCGCCAGCCACGCCCGCCTGGCGACCGCATCATCGTTGTTCGCTGATCCAAGCGCTATGGCGATGCACAACGAGGCGCCGCTTCCTGATCCTCAGTCGCTGCCGATGCCCACACCGCGCAGGCGATCAAGGCGCCGGCGGATACAACGGCGCCAGCACCTCGGGCTCGGCGGCGCTTGCGTGATGCCAGCGCGGCCCCTTGGCGAATGCCTCGCGCAACGCCGCGCGGGCACCGGCCACATCGCCGTCGCCGCCCCAGCGCGCACGTTGCATCCGCGCCACGGCCGCGCGCTGGGCGGGGTCGGCCAGGGCGGCCAGCACGCTGTCGATATCGGCGACACCGGCCATGCCACAGAGCACGGTTGCCACCTCGTCCATCCCGCCGGCATC
The window above is part of the Xanthomonas campestris pv. badrii genome. Proteins encoded here:
- a CDS encoding SDR family NAD(P)-dependent oxidoreductase; protein product: MSTTTPITVITGGSRGLGRNAALALAAAGSDIVLTYRSQATEAAEVVAQIQALGRRAQAIQLDVAEAETFAAFAAQLKDVLAGWGRTQFDALVNNAGTGLHAAIADTTPAQFDALVNLHLKGPYFLTQILLPLIADGGRILNVSSGLARFALPGSSAYAMMKGGVEVFTRYLAKELGARGIRANTLAPGAIETDFNGGSVRDNAQINAMVASVTALGRPGLPDDIGPVVAALLAPGTGWINAQRIEVSGGMLI
- a CDS encoding LysR family transcriptional regulator, with the protein product MRLLWHINRLTLIAPFKIIDQSMDTMESLRAFLRVAELGSFTQAAETLGLPKASVSTAVQRLEASLGTQLLHRTTRRVQLTGDGSAFYQRSRDLLDDMDELQGMFQRERGQLRGRLRVDMSAGIARNFVIPALPAFLAQHPQLEVEISGTDRRVDVVREGFDCVLRVGTLEDTSLVARPLGAFRIVSCASAGYLALRGTPQCLDDLARHDLVHYVPTLGQRSPGFEYHDGQAYRLLPMRGPVTVNNGDGYLAAALAGLGIIQAPASPLRPHLDSGALVEILPELAADPMPVTLLYAQRRHLPQRVRAFMDWVAEVMAPHLQPLVP
- the fhuE gene encoding ferric-rhodotorulic acid/ferric-coprogen receptor FhuE gives rise to the protein MNRPTVMRLLPIALRPRALSHAVIAALCTLSAGQALAETLAGDAEVTTLDRLNVQGEQAKGYTVEKTTAGTRMNLSLREIPQSVTVVTRERMDDQNLQSITDVLNNVSGISVAQSDSERLEFYARGFYIDNYQFDGIPAYMEQAWSYGDSALDVALYDRVEVVRGATGLLTGSGNPSASINLVRKHAVSRDFTGTVSVGGGDFNKTRSVADVTVPLSPEGTVRARVIGVYQDGESDMDRYNLRKKIGSAIIDADLTDSTLLSVGYEYQKKESDDVTWGGFPLFFSDGTRTNYERSFNPAADWTFWDTRLQRTFASLQQSFDSGWLLKANVSHEKTEAANHLFYPFYTIFGFDRATGGGVVPYSGNYQTERKADGADVYAEGPFQLFGREHQLVAGASYNRREYVNNGTFDFPAPLTSYFGWNGAYPEPNWSPRTVQSEGTIKQKAAYVAARFSLADPLTLLVGARYTDWQIDGGNADAAQGLVPFSDSQTEVTPYAGLVYAIDDVWSTYVSYTEIFNPQTLRDANGGYLDPLSGKGYEAGVKAAWFDDQLNASLALFRIEQDNLGVATGGFVPGSSESAFVAANGVVSEGFDFEVSGRLTQGWNATFGASHYTARDDSGTSINTHLPRTTLKLFNSYTPQGAWSDLTVGGGVNWQNRSYYVDPMYGTFQQSAYALVSAFARYRLSPQFSVQLNVDNLLDKRYYAQFNGGYGAWGASRNGMLTFNYTF
- a CDS encoding IS4 family transposase; amino-acid sequence: MSLFASALRETLPRVPDRLDQLSTLIEPAWIEQALATSGKASIRRRKLPAEHAVWLVIGLALFRDRPLWQVVQQLDLSLDAQALPAPSASVQARQRLGEEPLAELFGLLTRAWSRTPVDTQRPLRVLAVDGVVWAAPDTAENRADLGSCSNQHGPLSWPQIRATCLMDTHSHELLDAKLGGMDCGELSLAAQLQGQDHSVTLFDRAYFSAAFLLDWQAAGTQRHWLMRARDNLRHEIVEQLAPGDARIRMPVSPQARKARPELPSHWQARLIEVSVGGRLRRFITSLPCPHTHPAHALAELYRQRWEIELGFREIKQSLQEGEPVLRSKQPALVRQELWGVLIAYTLLRRWMREMAAHAKVEPQRISFHTASYAIVNLLAVPSLDSAGTLPRQLTALLAQSRHFVLPPRRTERSFPRVVKNRTSKFPTKNANQR
- the tkt gene encoding transketolase gives rise to the protein MTQPTRRQLANAIRFLAADAVEAAKSGHPGMPMGMADIAEVLWNDFYRHNPNNPQWFNRDRFVLSNGHGSMLQYALLHLSGYDLPIEQLKQFRQLHSKTAGHPERSETPGVETTTGPLGQGFANAVGFALAEKLLAQRYNRPELEIVDHRTWVFMGDGCLMEGISHEAASLAGTWGLGKLVAFWDNNQISIDGNTAGWFSDDTPARFEAYGWHVIRDVDGHDAEKIKAAIEAALDNGDKPTLICCRTKIGFGAPTKAGKESSHGAPLGKDELEGARKALEWPYGPFEIPEEIYAGWRAGGTGTLRQAEWEQLFDKYAKQYASEADELTRRSHGELPADFIAQADAYIAKAQQEGQTIASRKASQLAIEAFAPLLPELIGGSADLAHSNLTLWKASKSVATDDPDANYVYYGVREFGMTAIANGLALHGGFIPFDATFLVFSDYARNGVRMSALNPAHAIHVYTHDSIGLGEDGPTHQPVEHLASLRYIPNNDVWRPGDAVESAVSWKAAITRKDGPSCLIFSRQNLQHQPRSAEQIKLIERGGYVLADAEGGTPDVILIGTGSEVGLAVEAKKTLDAAGIKTRVVSMPSTDVFDRQDAAYRESVLPNAVRKRVAVEAGVTGFWRKYVGLDGDVVGIDTFGASAPADQLYAYFKITAEHVVAAAKAL
- a CDS encoding dicarboxylate/amino acid:cation symporter — encoded protein: MTASPAARRPGLPLHWKMGIGFAVGLVLGLAVYYLAGSDAEWVRLATRYVTTPFSQVFLNLIFMLIVPLLFSALVMGISDMGDIRALGRVGWRTLGYTVVLSGIAVLLGLVLVNVLKPGAGVDPQLANQLIQQNAERTREIISSSGTQPQGMDMLLSIVPSNVISAASSNGAILSLMFFAVMFGVGMVLTADEKVATLRRGIEGIFEISMTLIGLVIRLAPYAVACFMFNLAALFGFDLLIRLGAYVGVVVLALGLHMVVSYGLAVKFAGRSPLGFFKQTQEATLMAFSTASSNATLPTALRVADEMGLPPRVSRFVLTVGATANQNGTALFEGVTVIFLAQFFNVDLSVGQQFMVMLVCILGGIGTAGVPSGSLPVVALICAMVGVNPVGIGMILGVNHFLDMCRTALNVTGDLALTTLVAKGEE